The genomic segment GGTGGCATCGGTTGCCGGAATTTTCACGCCGTCGATCGTGATGGTGGTAAATTTGTCTTCCAGGCCGCGCAGAATGACTTTGTTGGCCTCGCCGCCCGATCGCAACAAGGAAACGCCGGGCAATCGGCCAATGGATTCAGCGGCGTTGGCGTCGGGCAATTCCCGGATCTTTTCTTCGGAAACGACATTGATAATCGTGCTGGAGGTGCGTTGTTGATTAATGGCTGCTGCCTGGCCGACGGCCTGACCGGTAACGATGATTTCTGCGCCTTGCAGAATCTCCGCGGATAATTTGACGTCGATCACGGTGGAAGTATTGGCTTGTACCGTCACCGGAAGATCGCGCATGCGATAGCCGATGTAAGATACTCTGAGGGTGTATGAGCCTTCCGGAATGCGATCGATGCGATAAGCGCCTTCCAAGTTTGTGGCGCTGCCCAAAGCCGTTCCCACCAGAAAGACGTTGGCGCCCGGCAGCCTCTCGGCCGTGGCAGAATCGCTCACCACGCCGCGCAAAATGCCTTGCGCGAAGGCCGAAGTCGAAATCAGGAGAAACAGCGCGGTCCAGATTTTCTTGGCAAGCAATGTTTTCATATGGTTTCCTCACAAATCGTAATTGACTGACCGGCCACGCAATGCGGCCGGTCAGTCACGCGAAGGGGGGGTAATAGCGTTATTGGAAATCTCGCTTTTGCCAATGATGACACGACAGATGAACGCGAGAAACTTCGCCGATCGAGATGATAATGCTTACAACTGCCTGTTGCGCATGAGTCTTACTAAGGCTCGACGATTAAATAACTTTCCCAATCTCCAACCGCGAATAGACGAGAATCATCGCGAATTAAAAAGCATTAGCGACCATTCGCGTTGATTAGCGGTTTAAAGAAAATGAGTAAGTTATTTAAATGGCAATCCTAACATTCCTGAGAGCCTTTCTACAAGTTCAGGTAACAGAGTGTTGGCGCAGCGGCGCCGCCAGGATTCTGCTTATCAAGCACGCACAGGGATTTTCTCGAAATGCCGGCGCTCGAACAAATTGTAAGAATTTAGCCGTTTGAAGTTTTCGCCCACTGAAATGGAAATCCCGCTGAATTGAACTCAAAAAGCTTAATTTCTGTGGGATTTCTATTTCTGTGGGCGGTTTTTTTGTTCTGGGTTCATTTAGCTAAATTCTTGCAACAAATTTAACCCGAGCACAAACGCAAACAGATTTACTCGCGGCTGCGAACAGGATTCAATAATTCCTGTATGGCGCGGGCGAGTCTATCCTTGCTGATCGGTTTCAATAAATAGTCAACCGCTTTGTATTTTTTCGCGCGTGTGATGTGGTGAGTGAAAGCGGTTACAAAAACAATCTTAAAGTCGCCTTTGACTTGTTCCAAAAAATCAAAGCCCGAGCCTCCGGGCATTTGAATATCCAAGAAAATGAGATCGGGTTTCTTTTCGTGAAAGGCTAGGACGGCCTCCGTCAGGTTTGCGGCTTCTCCCACAACATTGATGTTGGGGTAGTCGCTCAATAAGCGCTTCAACTCTAAACGAATAAGCCACTCATCATCGACGATGAGCGTTTTGAATGTCTTCATATGACTTATCCTGGTTGCTGCACTCCGCTACTCCTGCGATGGCGGGTGAGAATTTCGCATAGAATGGCGGCGCAACGTAACAAAACCTTATTGGCCGAGCAATACTGAACATGTGAGCGGTAAATTAGTCTGGTGAACGGTCAGAAATTCCTCCCGACATCGAGATTCTTTCTTCAAACCACAGAGATTGACCGGCCGCTCAAATCATGTACTTCGTGAAAAACGGTGGACTTATAGCGACCGGTCAATGAGTTGCTGAGAAGTTGGACGTGGAGAATTCATTGACATCACTCAAAAAAGTGTTAAATTGACCACCACCGAGCGGCTATGAAGAAACGGGTAGAATTATGAAAAGTGAACGCAAGATTTGGCAAGAAGCTTCGGCACAGCCGGGTTCTGCAAATAAACGTCCTGTGGGTGTCGAAAGGATCACCGAATTGAATCCCGGAGAAATTTTTTCTCAAACTTTTTCTTGCCTCATGGCGGGGTTTGCAAGACCAAGGCGTAAAAGGCGCATGAGCGGCATGAGCACCCTGCTTGTGATGATGGCTCTTTCTTCATTTCTTTGGGCTCAGGAAAACGATCTAAAATTCGAATGCTTTTCCATTGATGACGGGCTGTCGCACAGCAAGGTCAACAGCATTTTTCAAGACAATCGCGGTTTTTTGTGGCTGGGCACCAATGACGGCTTGAACAAATTTGACGGCTATGAATTCACCGCATATCGCTGGAAACCCAATGAGGCGCAGGGTTTGTCCGCGCAGCTCGTGCGCGTGGTTATGCAAGACAGCAAGGGCAATCTCTGGATCGGAACAGAGGGAGGGGGCGTTAATCTTTTTGACCGTGACTCCAATTCCTTTCGGCATTTTACCCCGGACTCTTCTTCTGAAATTAAAATCAGCAGCCAGGATGTTAATTCCATCATCGAAGATCGGCGCGGCAACCTGTGGTTGGGCACCAGCAACGGCCTTGATCTTTTCGATTTTGCGCATAAAAAGGCGACCAACTACGCGCCGGCACACCTCGCTGCGGCGCCGGCGCGCGCAAAGATCGTCAATGTCGTTTATGAAGATCGGCAAGGCAATTTGTGGGTAGGGTCGCAGAATCACGGCCTCTGGCTGTTTGATCGCGATCGCCGGGATTTCGTTTGCTATGAGCATGACGCCCAAAATCCTGCCAGCCTGGGCGATAACGATGTCCGTTCGATCTATGAAGATGTGCAGGGCAATTTGTGGATCGGCACGACGTTCGGCGGTTTGAATTTGTTTGATCGCACAAAAAAAACGTTTCGCCAATTTTTCCCGCAGAGGAATCACTCCGAAAGCAACACGATTCGAGCCATTCTTGACGCCGAGGACGGCCATTTGTGGGTTGGCAATCGCAGCGGCCTGTACAAGTTTGACCTCGCTGCGCAACGCTTCAGGCACTACCAGCATGATCCCAACAATCCCTACAGCTTGAGCCATAACTCCGTGCAATGCCTCTTTAAAGATGCTAAGGGTGATTACTGGGTGGGGACGCGCGACGGATTGAATTTCATCAACATCAATATCGGCAGCTTTGTGCACTATCAAGCCAAAGCGTATGATCGCCGTTTTCTAAACAACAAGGTCGTGTACGCGATTTTGGAAGATCGCGCCGGCGATTTGTGGTTCGGCACCGAAGAAGGCGGGTTGAATCATCTCGATCGTGAAACTGGATTGTTCACGTATTACAAACATGACAGCCGCGACCCGCACAGCTTGAGCGTCAACAACATCAAGGTCATGCTCGAAGAGCAAAGCGGCAATCTTTGGATCGGCACCTTTCAAGGTGGGCTTAACTATTTTGACCGCGAAACCAAGCGGTTTTCCCATTATCAGAATCGTCCCGATGAGCCTTCCAGTCTGGCGGGCAACGATGTGATGGCCTTGCTGCTTGATGATGACGGTGATCTCTGGGTGGGGACTTTCGAAAGCGGCCTGGATATTCTCGAACGAAAAACCGGAGAATGCCGGCATTTTTTCAGCGCGCTCGACATGCCGGGCTATCGCATGATCAGCGCATTAATGCAGGATCGCCAGGGCAATATTTGGATTGGATCCAATCGCGGGCGTCTGGGCCGTTGGAATAAAAAAACTCGGGAGTTCAAACATTACCAGCTTCCCATCAAAAATATCGTCACCATCGAGATTCGCCCGATTTTTGAAGATGAAGCGGGCAATTTCTGGATCGGCACGACCGGCGGCGGTTTATACTATTTCAATCGCGCCGACGAAACGTTTAAAGCATTCACGATGCAAGACGGTTTACCGAGCAATGTGATTTACGGCATTCTGCAAGATGAACAACGGCATCTCTGGCTGAGCACGACCAATGGTCTCGTCAAATTCAATCCGCAAACCGGGGCGATCAAAACCTACTATCAGGCGAGCGGCCTGCAAAGCGATCAATTTTGTTATGACGCCTTCATGAAAACCCGCGACGGCGAAATGTTTTTCGGCGGCATCAACGGGGTTACCGCATTTTATCCCGAAAATATTCGCGAAAATGCCTATGTGCCGCCGGTGGTGATCACGCGCTTGAACATCTTCAACCGGC from the Cytophagia bacterium CHB2 genome contains:
- a CDS encoding TonB-dependent receptor, with translation MKTLLAKKIWTALFLLISTSAFAQGILRGVVSDSATAERLPGANVFLVGTALGSATNLEGAYRIDRIPEGSYTLRVSYIGYRMRDLPVTVQANTSTVIDVKLSAEILQGAEIIVTGQAVGQAAAINQQRTSSTIINVVSEEKIRELPDANAAESIGRLPGVSLLRSGGEANKVILRGLEDKFTTITIDGVKIPATDAT
- a CDS encoding response regulator encodes the protein MKTFKTLIVDDEWLIRLELKRLLSDYPNINVVGEAANLTEAVLAFHEKKPDLIFLDIQMPGGSGFDFLEQVKGDFKIVFVTAFTHHITRAKKYKAVDYLLKPISKDRLARAIQELLNPVRSRE
- a CDS encoding histidine kinase, with translation MKSERKIWQEASAQPGSANKRPVGVERITELNPGEIFSQTFSCLMAGFARPRRKRRMSGMSTLLVMMALSSFLWAQENDLKFECFSIDDGLSHSKVNSIFQDNRGFLWLGTNDGLNKFDGYEFTAYRWKPNEAQGLSAQLVRVVMQDSKGNLWIGTEGGGVNLFDRDSNSFRHFTPDSSSEIKISSQDVNSIIEDRRGNLWLGTSNGLDLFDFAHKKATNYAPAHLAAAPARAKIVNVVYEDRQGNLWVGSQNHGLWLFDRDRRDFVCYEHDAQNPASLGDNDVRSIYEDVQGNLWIGTTFGGLNLFDRTKKTFRQFFPQRNHSESNTIRAILDAEDGHLWVGNRSGLYKFDLAAQRFRHYQHDPNNPYSLSHNSVQCLFKDAKGDYWVGTRDGLNFININIGSFVHYQAKAYDRRFLNNKVVYAILEDRAGDLWFGTEEGGLNHLDRETGLFTYYKHDSRDPHSLSVNNIKVMLEEQSGNLWIGTFQGGLNYFDRETKRFSHYQNRPDEPSSLAGNDVMALLLDDDGDLWVGTFESGLDILERKTGECRHFFSALDMPGYRMISALMQDRQGNIWIGSNRGRLGRWNKKTREFKHYQLPIKNIVTIEIRPIFEDEAGNFWIGTTGGGLYYFNRADETFKAFTMQDGLPSNVIYGILQDEQRHLWLSTTNGLVKFNPQTGAIKTYYQASGLQSDQFCYDAFMKTRDGEMFFGGINGVTAFYPENIRENAYVPPVVITRLNIFNRPVEIGGPDGILKKSLTETKALTLSHRYSVFSFEFAALNYAISAHNQYAYKMEGFDDDWNWVGNRRFATYTNLNPGKYTFRVKAANNDGVWNEQGAELQVTITPPFWQTWWFKLLGLAVLLLIIKHFYDYQMQKRNALHATALANLAQLKLLRYQMNPHFLFNAHNSIRSMILLDKDRAWQMITELSEFFRYTLLNFNKVTASLDEEIKAVNNYLHIERIRFGDSLEVSFAIEEAARKCLVPAFLFQPLVENAIKYGMQTSPLPLKVLVSIVLQEGTLSIDVSNTGALVKHVPEETGKEEVHGTSLENIKQRLEIMFGEQYAFQLYEENGWVHSKIRIQYEAAQNGQKATKRLTIKPASAAALTQESGSS